In one window of Arthrobacter pascens DNA:
- a CDS encoding aldo/keto reductase, whose protein sequence is MSLSELRVFGRTGTPISPLTLGTMNFGEGPGGLSGGAPTGADESIRIIQSALDAGISAIDTADVYSQGESEQVVGRALRGRRDEVFLATKFHGQMSANPAHSGNSRRWIMQAVEGSLRRLQTDRIDLYQAHRPDYNTDVLETITALNDLIRQGKILYYGTSVFTPAQLVEAQWLATTNHLIPPAANQVPYSMLVRGNERDVLPIAQQYGLGVLAYGPLAGGWLSGDFVLDAGKLPTRVHSLPGRYDISGPASERKLLAADSLARLADKLDLSLVELAVGFALNHPAVSSVIIGPRTQEHLHAYLKAADTVLGESVLDAVDELVAPGTNFVERDAGAIVPSLEYAELRRR, encoded by the coding sequence ATGAGCCTCAGCGAACTGCGGGTATTCGGGCGTACAGGCACGCCTATCAGTCCGCTCACTTTGGGAACCATGAACTTTGGCGAGGGGCCGGGCGGCCTCTCAGGCGGTGCGCCCACCGGCGCGGACGAGAGCATCCGGATCATCCAGTCGGCGCTTGACGCCGGCATCTCCGCCATCGACACCGCCGACGTGTACTCCCAGGGCGAGTCCGAGCAGGTCGTGGGGCGGGCCCTCCGCGGCCGGCGTGACGAGGTCTTCCTGGCCACCAAGTTCCACGGCCAGATGAGCGCCAACCCTGCCCATTCCGGGAACTCCCGCCGCTGGATCATGCAGGCCGTGGAAGGCAGCCTGCGCCGGCTGCAGACGGACCGGATCGACCTGTACCAGGCGCACCGGCCGGACTACAACACTGATGTGCTCGAGACCATCACAGCTTTGAACGACCTGATCAGGCAGGGGAAGATCCTCTACTACGGCACGTCGGTGTTCACCCCTGCGCAGCTCGTGGAAGCGCAGTGGCTGGCCACGACCAACCACCTGATCCCGCCGGCGGCCAACCAGGTGCCTTATTCCATGCTGGTACGGGGCAACGAACGGGATGTACTGCCCATTGCGCAGCAGTACGGGCTCGGCGTGCTCGCATACGGGCCGCTCGCCGGAGGGTGGCTCTCCGGGGATTTTGTCCTCGACGCCGGCAAGCTGCCAACCCGGGTACATTCCCTCCCGGGCCGGTACGACATTTCCGGGCCCGCCAGTGAACGAAAGCTGCTGGCCGCCGATTCGCTGGCGCGGCTCGCCGACAAGCTTGACCTGTCCCTCGTTGAGCTGGCCGTGGGCTTTGCCTTGAACCACCCCGCTGTCAGCAGCGTGATCATCGGCCCGCGCACGCAGGAGCATCTGCACGCCTACCTGAAAGCAGCGGACACCGTGTTGGGTGAGTCGGTACTGGACGCGGTGGACGAACTGGTGGCCCCGGGAACCAACTTCGTGGAGCGTGATGCGGGGGCAATCGTGCCGTCATTGGAGTACGCGGAACTCCGACGGCGCTAG
- a CDS encoding YchJ family protein gives MPAPSINGRSCICLSGEEYVECCGRFHSGAAEAATAEQLMRSRYSAFVLQDADYLLRTWHPDTAPSGLELDPGMEWRRLDILSTSRGGPLDTRGTVEFKAHFVHDGERGIHHETSSFVRENRRWYYVGPFLLG, from the coding sequence ATGCCTGCACCTTCGATCAATGGCAGAAGCTGCATTTGCCTCTCCGGTGAGGAGTACGTCGAATGCTGCGGGCGCTTCCATAGCGGGGCTGCGGAGGCGGCCACCGCGGAGCAGCTGATGCGTTCCCGCTACAGTGCTTTCGTCCTGCAGGACGCGGACTACCTCCTGCGCACGTGGCATCCGGACACCGCCCCGTCCGGGCTGGAACTGGACCCCGGCATGGAATGGCGGCGTTTGGACATTCTGTCCACCAGCCGGGGCGGACCCCTGGACACCCGGGGCACGGTGGAGTTCAAAGCTCACTTCGTGCACGACGGCGAGCGGGGAATCCATCACGAAACCAGCTCCTTCGTGCGTGAGAACCGCCGCTGGTACTACGTTGGGCCCTTCCTGCTTGGCTAG
- a CDS encoding acyl-CoA dehydrogenase family protein: MSSATDSPATDSPAAETPVAAQRIGPEVTAQEARAVAEAAREAGWDRPSFAKGLYLGSFDLSLIHPWPSAAADDVERGEAFMARLTEYARTLSGRLIERESKIPDEYLAGLAGLGAFGMKIPQEYGGLGLSLVYYGRALALLGSVHPSLGALLSAHQSIGVPEPVKVFGTPEQKREYLPRCAAGAITAFLLTEPDVGSDPARMGSTAVPTDDGGSYVLDGVKLWTTNGVIAELVVVMALVPAHTDADGTVHKGGISAFVVEMDSPGITVENRNAFMGLRGIENGVTRFHQVRVPAANRLGREGQGLKIALTTLNTGRLALPALCVASGRWSLKIAREWSNARSQWGQPVGRHEAVGKKIAFIAASAFALDAVFELSAELADAGQKDVRIEAALAKLWSTEISCRIADELVQIRGGRGFETADSLEARGERAVPAEQQLRDLRINRIFEGSSEIMKLLIAREAVDAHLAAAGDLASVDATLSEKARAAVGASGFYAKWLPRLVAGAGMDPRSYSEFGRLAKQLRFVERSSRRLARQTFYGMGRWQAKLEYKQAFLGRVVDIGAELFAMAACCSRAEMMLHTAPERAATAYELAEAYCEQARVRVDEYFDQLWRNTDDVDHDLSRKVLAGEYTWLEAGILDPSEGTGPWIADATPGPSRKENLHRNYR, from the coding sequence ATGAGCTCCGCCACTGACAGTCCCGCCACCGACAGTCCCGCCGCAGAAACACCCGTTGCCGCACAAAGGATCGGGCCGGAGGTCACTGCACAGGAAGCCCGCGCCGTTGCCGAGGCCGCCCGGGAGGCCGGCTGGGACAGGCCAAGCTTCGCCAAGGGCCTGTACCTGGGCAGCTTCGATCTCAGCCTCATCCACCCCTGGCCTTCAGCCGCTGCCGATGATGTGGAACGCGGCGAAGCGTTCATGGCCCGGCTGACCGAGTACGCCCGGACCCTGTCCGGGCGCCTGATTGAACGCGAATCAAAGATCCCCGACGAATATCTCGCCGGGCTGGCCGGGCTGGGTGCTTTTGGCATGAAGATCCCGCAGGAGTACGGCGGCCTGGGTCTTTCGCTGGTGTACTACGGCCGGGCGCTGGCACTGTTGGGCAGCGTGCACCCGAGCCTTGGCGCACTTCTCTCCGCCCACCAGTCGATCGGCGTGCCGGAACCGGTAAAAGTGTTCGGCACGCCGGAGCAGAAAAGGGAGTACCTGCCCCGGTGTGCGGCCGGCGCCATCACCGCATTCCTGCTGACGGAGCCGGACGTGGGCAGTGATCCAGCCCGGATGGGCAGCACGGCTGTTCCCACGGACGACGGCGGGTCCTACGTTTTGGACGGCGTGAAACTTTGGACCACCAACGGCGTGATCGCCGAGCTGGTGGTGGTGATGGCCCTGGTCCCGGCCCACACCGACGCGGACGGCACAGTGCACAAGGGCGGAATCAGTGCCTTTGTGGTGGAGATGGACTCCCCGGGCATCACGGTGGAGAACCGGAACGCGTTCATGGGGCTGCGGGGCATCGAAAACGGCGTGACCCGCTTCCACCAGGTCCGTGTGCCTGCCGCGAACAGGCTGGGCCGCGAGGGCCAGGGCCTTAAAATCGCCCTCACCACACTCAACACAGGCAGGCTCGCGCTCCCGGCACTGTGCGTCGCGTCGGGCCGCTGGAGCCTGAAGATCGCCCGGGAGTGGTCCAACGCGCGCAGCCAGTGGGGCCAGCCCGTGGGCAGGCACGAGGCCGTGGGCAAGAAGATCGCCTTCATCGCCGCCTCCGCCTTCGCCCTGGACGCCGTCTTTGAACTGTCCGCTGAACTTGCCGACGCCGGCCAGAAGGACGTGCGGATCGAGGCGGCACTTGCCAAACTGTGGTCCACGGAGATCAGCTGCCGGATCGCTGACGAGCTGGTGCAGATCCGCGGCGGGCGCGGTTTCGAGACCGCCGACTCCCTGGAGGCCCGGGGCGAGCGTGCTGTGCCGGCGGAGCAGCAGCTTCGCGACCTCCGGATCAACAGGATCTTCGAGGGATCCTCGGAGATCATGAAGCTGCTCATTGCACGCGAGGCCGTGGACGCGCACCTGGCGGCCGCCGGCGACCTCGCCTCGGTGGACGCAACCCTGTCCGAAAAAGCCAGGGCTGCCGTCGGGGCTTCAGGTTTCTACGCAAAGTGGCTGCCCCGGCTGGTGGCCGGCGCGGGGATGGACCCGAGGTCCTACAGCGAGTTCGGGCGGCTGGCCAAGCAGTTGCGGTTCGTGGAGCGGTCATCGCGCCGGCTGGCCCGGCAGACCTTCTATGGAATGGGCCGCTGGCAGGCAAAGCTTGAGTACAAGCAGGCGTTCCTGGGCCGGGTAGTGGACATCGGCGCGGAGCTGTTTGCCATGGCGGCATGCTGCTCACGGGCCGAGATGATGCTCCATACCGCGCCGGAACGGGCGGCCACCGCCTACGAGCTCGCTGAGGCGTATTGTGAGCAGGCCCGCGTACGGGTTGACGAGTATTTTGACCAGCTCTGGCGCAACACCGATGACGTGGACCACGACCTTTCGCGCAAGGTCCTGGCCGGGGAGTACACGTGGCTGGAGGCAGGCATCCTGGACCCCTCGGAAGGAACCGGGCCGTGGATCGCGGACGCCACTCCCGGGCCTTCCCGGAAAGAAAACCTGCACCGTAACTACCGCTAG
- a CDS encoding DUF3375 family protein — MPRSARSSADAISARLGDLELLTKGPAWALTRSAPWVIAVLQASFTRTRPQLPLEEFHADVDSFLEQLRSRETGPGGPAGGLPSGKKYADEWTRKQFLTRRNQSGRIVYEVTEPAARVLAFLDSLSSERSTLNGSRLGTLLGDVEKLANETNPDQSARLESLEEEIEERQQLIEDISSGDYDGLLDDDEAVEAAGNILDLAASLPADYKKMRDRIEDLVGELRNQIIEESLSKGATMAQVLEADKRLRQSPEGRTFRSFTAFLEDPQQQLRFRSAIGEVLSRQFADDLSPEDRETLKNLVAELRQQHSQIQRIYGKLSESLNTYVQSDDFRQSVRLRTVLREAEQAIRSLPYERERPGLVRGPVLFNAGFESLAMVKLYDPDEFAVPPRLADPIAFSDSDRVRSPRTGKARPDAVRAALAGASTLAEAWRQLPPEERHINSIRALLSDALHGGADFDREAWHGLDFEQIDGTTRKAYLPVVTLAKDSDD, encoded by the coding sequence GTGCCCCGTTCCGCCAGGTCGTCCGCTGACGCCATCAGCGCCCGGCTAGGGGACCTCGAACTTCTCACCAAGGGGCCCGCGTGGGCCCTGACCCGGTCGGCACCGTGGGTCATCGCCGTCCTGCAGGCATCCTTCACCCGCACCCGGCCGCAGCTTCCGCTGGAAGAGTTCCATGCCGACGTCGACTCCTTCCTTGAGCAGCTCCGCAGCCGGGAAACCGGACCCGGAGGCCCCGCCGGCGGCCTGCCCTCCGGGAAGAAATACGCGGACGAGTGGACCCGCAAACAGTTCCTGACCCGGCGCAACCAGTCGGGCCGGATCGTTTACGAAGTCACAGAGCCTGCCGCCCGTGTGCTCGCCTTCCTGGACAGCCTTTCCAGCGAGCGGTCCACGCTGAACGGTTCCAGGCTGGGCACCCTTCTCGGCGATGTGGAAAAGCTGGCCAACGAGACCAACCCGGACCAGAGCGCCCGGCTCGAATCCCTCGAGGAAGAGATCGAAGAGCGCCAGCAGCTGATCGAGGACATCAGCTCGGGCGACTATGACGGCCTGCTCGACGACGACGAAGCGGTTGAAGCGGCCGGCAACATCCTGGACCTGGCCGCGAGCCTGCCGGCGGATTACAAGAAGATGCGCGACCGCATCGAGGATCTGGTGGGTGAGCTGCGCAACCAGATCATTGAAGAGTCACTGAGCAAGGGCGCCACCATGGCCCAGGTTCTTGAAGCGGACAAGCGGCTGCGGCAGAGCCCGGAAGGAAGGACCTTCCGCTCCTTCACGGCGTTCCTTGAGGACCCGCAGCAACAGCTCCGGTTCCGCTCGGCCATCGGTGAAGTCCTCAGCCGGCAGTTCGCCGACGATCTTTCTCCCGAGGACCGGGAAACCCTGAAAAACCTCGTGGCCGAACTCCGCCAGCAGCACAGCCAGATCCAGCGCATCTACGGCAAGCTCAGCGAAAGCCTCAACACGTACGTCCAGAGCGACGACTTCCGCCAGTCCGTGCGGCTCCGCACAGTCCTGCGTGAGGCCGAGCAGGCCATCCGGTCGCTTCCCTACGAGCGGGAACGCCCTGGCCTGGTGCGCGGCCCGGTCCTGTTCAATGCGGGTTTTGAATCCCTGGCCATGGTCAAGCTCTACGACCCGGACGAGTTCGCGGTGCCGCCCAGGCTCGCGGATCCCATCGCCTTCAGCGATTCAGACCGCGTGCGCTCGCCGAGGACGGGCAAAGCCCGGCCCGACGCTGTCCGGGCAGCCCTCGCCGGCGCCTCCACGCTGGCCGAGGCTTGGCGACAGCTTCCGCCTGAGGAACGCCACATTAATTCCATCCGCGCCCTGCTCTCGGATGCCCTCCACGGCGGAGCCGACTTCGACCGGGAAGCCTGGCACGGCCTGGACTTCGAACAAATAGACGGCACCACCCGCAAGGCCTACCTGCCCGTGGTCACCCTGGCAAAGGATTCAGATGACTGA
- a CDS encoding DUF4194 domain-containing protein produces the protein MTEEITTAAPAVDEEASFAPAASAAERPFTVTPRDTFVDGAALFPGDTGVLSMRVRQALVKLLKGPYIDGGRDEKLWTTLLDNQLILRSRLSELFLTLQLDHERKVAVLRPVDPEAIGGSTRSSILRQQRALSRVETIVLLRLRLLLDRHVTAQTDPTITREEIADLVAHYQPAGQQDALRDSDVVNRAITKLLARQLLLTTGLEDVYTISNALPLALPFENIGDIPAQIEALVAATTDPAGTEALIELDGDPAAEDDGGDDDAESDTNNDDDGAASSSYSATSTEADK, from the coding sequence ATGACTGAAGAAATCACGACGGCGGCGCCTGCAGTTGACGAGGAAGCCTCCTTTGCCCCGGCGGCGTCTGCTGCTGAGCGTCCGTTCACCGTCACTCCCCGGGACACGTTTGTGGATGGCGCGGCGCTGTTCCCCGGCGACACCGGCGTGCTGTCCATGAGGGTCCGCCAGGCACTGGTGAAGCTCCTGAAAGGCCCGTACATCGACGGCGGCCGGGACGAGAAACTCTGGACCACACTCCTCGACAACCAGCTCATCCTGCGCAGCCGCCTGTCCGAACTCTTCCTTACCCTGCAGCTGGACCACGAGCGCAAGGTTGCCGTGCTGCGGCCAGTCGACCCGGAGGCCATCGGCGGCAGCACACGTTCCAGCATCCTGCGCCAGCAGCGCGCGCTGAGCCGGGTGGAGACCATCGTCCTGCTCCGCCTGCGCCTGCTGCTTGACCGCCATGTCACAGCCCAGACGGATCCGACCATCACCCGCGAGGAAATCGCGGACCTCGTGGCGCACTACCAGCCCGCCGGCCAGCAGGACGCCCTCAGGGACTCGGACGTGGTCAACCGGGCCATCACCAAACTCCTGGCCCGCCAACTCCTCCTCACCACAGGCCTGGAAGACGTCTACACCATCTCCAACGCACTGCCGCTGGCCCTGCCTTTCGAAAATATCGGCGACATCCCGGCCCAAATCGAGGCCCTGGTAGCAGCCACAACAGACCCCGCAGGAACCGAAGCCCTCATAGAGCTCGACGGCGACCCGGCTGCCGAGGACGACGGCGGCGACGACGACGCCGAAAGTGACACGAACAACGACGACGACGGTGCAGCATCGTCGTCGTACTCAGCCACGAGCACGGAGGCCGACAAGTGA